A window from Larimichthys crocea isolate SSNF chromosome XXIII, L_crocea_2.0, whole genome shotgun sequence encodes these proteins:
- the marchf6 gene encoding E3 ubiquitin-protein ligase MARCH6, with product MDTAEEADICRVCRSEGTPDKPLYHPCVCTGSIKFIHQECLVQWLKHSRKEYCELCKHRFAFTPIYSPDMPSRLPIQDICAGLLTSVGTAIRYWFHYTLVAFAWLGVVPLTACRIYKCLFTGSVSSLLTLPLDMLSTENLLADCLQGCFVVTCTLCAFISLVWLREQIVHGGAPQWLEQHQPPPPNAAGQANEAQAAGQGAADEPPAAQPAPADPPAQNEAEPEPPDVPPDQADDPELEEEEGAAAEDADPNNGAQDDMNWNALEWDRAAEELTWERMLGLDGSLVFLEHVFWVVSLNTLFILVFAFCPYHIGHFSVVGLGFEEYVQASHFEGLITTIVGYILLAMTLILCHGLAALVRFQRSRRLLGVCYIVVKVSLLVVVEIGVFPLICGWWLDICSLEMFDASLKDRELSFKSAPGTTMFLHWLVGMVYVFYFASFILLLREVLRPGVLWFLRNLNDPDFNPVQEMIHLPIYRHLRRFILSVVVFGSIVLLMLWLPIRLIKLLLPTFLPYNVMLYSDAPVSELSLELLLLQVVLPALLEQGHTRQWLKGLVRAWTVSAGYLLDLHSYLLGEQEDNDANQPVNNNNNNNPPPGHHNNNNNPAPAVGEGLHAAHQAILQQGGPVGFQPYHRPLRFPFRIVLLIAFMCITLLVASLVCLTLPVFTGRWLMSFWTGSSKIHELYTAACGLYVCWLSIRGVTVLLAWMPQGRTVIMHKVQEWTLMILKTLVVALLVAGVIPLLLGLLFELVIVAPLRVPLDQTPLFYPWQDWALGVLHAKIIAAITLMGPQWWLKTVIEQVYANGIRNIDLQFIIRKLAAPVISVLLLSLCVPYVIAAGVVPAVGVTPEMEILMQRRIYPFLLMVVSLIGILSFQIRQFKRLYEHIKNDKYLVGQRLVNYERKAGRATSVPPPNPVAE from the exons ATGGACACCGCCGAGGAAG cggaTATCTGTCGTGTGTGCCGCTCTGAGGGGACCCCAGACAAACCCCTGTACCACCCTTGTGTCTGCACTGGCAGTATCAAATTCATCCACCAGGAATG TTTGGTCCAGTGGCTGAAGCACAGCAGGAAGGAGTACTGCGAATTATGCAAGCACCGATTTGCTTTCACACCAA TCTACTCCCCAGACATGCCCTCACGTCTGCCCATACAGGACATTTGTGCCGGCCTGCTGACCAGTGTGGGCACAGCCATCCGCTACTGGTTCCATTACACACTGGTGGCTTTCGCGTGGCTCGGGGTGGTTCCTCTCACTGCAT GTCGCATCTACAAGTGTCTGTTTACCGGCTCTGTGAGCTCACTTTTGACACTGCCTTTGGACATGCTCTCTAC AGAGAACCTGCTTGCAGATTGTCTACAGGGCTGCTTCGTGGTCACCTGCACGCTGTGCGCATTCATCAGCCTGGTGTGGCTCAGAGAACAGATAGTCCACGGTGGCGCTCCCCAATGGTTAGAGCAGCACCAGCCGCCACCACCAAATGCAGCCGGACAAGCCAATGAG GCACAAGCTGCAGGCCAGGGAGCAGCTGATGAGCCCCCTGCAGCGCAGCCAGCTCCAGCTGATCCACCAGCCCAGAATGAAGCAGAGCCCGAGCCCCCTGATGTCCCTCCAGACCAGGCCGATGACCCAGagctggaagaagaggagggagcgGCAGCTGAAGATGCAGATCCCAACAATGGAGCACAAG ATGACATGAATTGGAATGCTTTGGAGtgggacagagcagcagaggagctcACCTGGGAAAGG ATGCTTGGCCTGGATGGTTCACTGGTATTTTTG GAGCATGTTTTTTGGGTAGTGTCTCTCAACACGCTCTTCATCCTGGTGTTTG catTCTGTCCGTACCACATCGGGCACTTCTCCGTTGTGGGTCTCGGCTTTGAGGAATAT GTCCAAGCTTCCCACTTCGAGGGCTTAATCACAACCATAGTTGGCTACATCCTGCTCGCAATGACGCTCATCCTCTGTCAT GGACTTGCTGCTCTGGTCAGGTTCCAGCGCTCCCGACGTCTCCTGGGAGTCTGCTACATTGTTGTCAAG GTGTCTCTGCTGGTTGTTGTGGAAATTGGCGTTTTTCCACTCATCTGTGGTTGGTGGCTTGACATCTGCTCTTTA GAGATGTTCGATGCCTCCCTGAAAGACCGAGAGTTGAGTTTTAAATCCGCCCCTGGCACCACCATGTTCCTGCACTGGCTTGTAGGAATGGTCTACGTCTTCTACTTTGCTTCTTTCATCCTCCTACTGAGAGAG GTGCTGAGGCCTGGAGTGCTGTGGTTTCTGAGAAACCTCAATGACCCAGATTTTAATCCAGTGCAGGAGATGATTCACCTGCCCATCTACAGACACCTGCGGCGGTTTATCCTGTCTGTTGTGGTGTTCGGCTCTATCGTGTTGCTAATGCTGTGGCTGCCCATCAGGCTGATCAAACTCCTGCTGCCCACCTTCCTCCCATACAACGTCATGCTCTACAG CGATGCCCCCGTCAGCGAGCTGTCTTTGGAGCTATTATTACTTCAGGTTGTACTGCCGGCTCTGTTGGAGCAAGGACACACTCGCCAGTGGCTCAAAGGCCTCGTCAGGGCCTGGACAGTCAGTGCTGGATATTTATT AGACCTCCACTCCTACCTCCTCGGGGAGCAGGAGGACAATGATGCCAACCAGcctgtgaacaacaacaacaataacaacccTCCTCCTGGTCAccataacaacaataacaatccAGCACCAGCCGTTGGCGAAGGGCTGCATGCGGCCCATCAGGCCATCCTGCAGCAAGGGGGACCAGTGGGATTCCAGCCTTACCACAGACCCCTACGCTTCCCGTTCAGG ATTGTGTTGCTTATAGCATTCATGTGCATCACTCTGCTGGTGGCCAGTCTGGTGTGTCTAACCCTACCAG tgttcacCGGGCGCTGGCTGATGTCCTTCTGGACAGGAAGCTCCAAAATCCATGAGCTGTACACGGCGGCTTGCGGCCTGTATGTATGCTGGTTGTCTATCCGAGGTGTCACTGTGCTACTGGCCTGGATGCCCCAGGGACGCACCGTCATTATGCACAAAGTCCAGGAGTGGACGCTCATG ATCCTGAAGACCCTGGTCGTAGCTCTGCTGGTCGCTGGAGTCATCCCGCTGCTTCTGGGCCTGCTGTTTGAACTGGTCATTGTGGCTCCACTCAGGGTACCCCTAGACCAAACACCCCTCTTCTACCCTTGGCAG GACTGGGCTCTTGGGGTGCTCCATGCCAAAATCATCGCTGCCATTACTCTAATGGGCCCTCAGTGGTGGCTGAAGACTGTTATTGAGCAG GTTTACGCAAACGGAATTCGCAACATTGATCTTCAGTTCATCATCCGAAAACTGGCAGCTCCGGTCatctcagtgctgctgctgtccttgTGTGTGCCGTATGTGATTGCTGCTGGGGTGGTGCCTGCTGTAG GAGTTACGCCAGAGATGGAGATCCTAATGCAGAGGAGAATCTACCCCTTCCTCTTGATGGTGGTCTCGCTTATCGGCATCCTGTCCTTCCAGATCAGACAGTTTAAACGCCTTTATGAGCACATCAAGAACGACAA GTACCTGGTTGGTCAGAGGCTGGTGAACTACGAACGGAAAGCAGGAAGAGCAACCTCAGTCCCGCCCCCCAACCCTGTCGCAGAgtag
- the LOC104921141 gene encoding arylamine N-acetyltransferase, pineal gland isozyme NAT-10, which yields MTSVDMDLGKYLSRIGFSGPVEPSLQVLRSVHTCHQLSVPFENLTVHSGGRVQLDPPLLYDKIVNQRRGGFCFENNGLFSWLLDKMGFQVTVLSGQVRSLKTGRYGPPFDHLILMVNLDGQRWLCDVGFGVPCFSVPLSLETRGLQEQGHRVYRIREGMGMLFLEWQRDENRGPDGDWAEIYKFTLEPRRLEDFAEMCQYHQSSPCSIFFCKSLCTVLKPGGRLTYIGRRLISVTFPTEGTGREVETTTRELKDEEIPGVLAEHFRIVLKSPLIPKDETITPPPVMY from the coding sequence ATGACTTCCGTCGACATGGATTTGGGTAAATATTTGTCCCGCATTGGGTTCTCTGGCCCGGTTGAGCCCAGCCTGCAGGTGCTGAGGTCGGTTCACACCTGTCACCAGCTGTCGGTACCGTTTGAAAACCTCACGGTACACAGCGGCGGTCGAGTCCAACTTGACCCTCCTCTTCTTTATGACAAGATAGTGAACCAGCGTCGAGGAGGTTTCTGCTTTGAGAACAACGGCCTCTTCTCATGGCTGCTCGACAAAATGGGCTTCCAGGTGACTGTGCTGTCAGGCCAGGTGAGGAGTCTTAAAACGGGTCGTTACGGGCCACCTTTCGACCATCTCATCCTCATGGTGAACCTTGACGGCCAGCGCTGGCTGTGCGACGTCGGCTTCGGTGTCCCGTGCTTCAGCGTCCCCCTCTCACTGGAGACCAGGGGCCTCCAGGAGCAGGGCCACCGGGTGTACCGCATCAGGGAGGGCATGGGGATGCTCTTCTTGGAGTGGCAGCGGGATGAGAACAGAGGACCGGATGGAGACTGGGCAGAGATCTACAAGTTCACCCTTGAACCCCGGCGTTTGGAGGACTTTGCTGAGATGTGCCAGTACCACCAGAGCTCCCCATGCTCCATCTTCTTCTGCAAGTCCCTCTGCACGGTTTTAAAACCAGGCGGAAGGCTCACCTACATTGGCCGCAGATTGATCAGCGTCACATTTCCAACAGAGGggacagggagggaggtggaAACCACAACCAGGGAGCTCAAAGATGAGGAGATCCCAGGAGTTTTAGCAGAGCATTTTAGGATTGTGTTAAAGTCTCCACTCATACCAAAGGATGAGACAATCACACCACCACCAGTTATGTATTGA
- the zdhhc20b gene encoding palmitoyltransferase ZDHHC20-B isoform X2, whose product MAPIHVLRCCQRFLAWIPVIFIALVVCWSYYAYVVELCIFTIPSIGEKIVYLIFFHLSFVMFVWSYWKTIFTKPANPSKEFCLPKAEKERYEKEERPESQQEILWRVATSLPLYTRTGAGAIRYCDRCQVIKPDRCHHCSACDMCVLKMDHHCPWVNNCVGFSNYKFFILFLAYSLVYCLFIAATVLQYFIKFWTNELPDTHAKFHVLFLFFVAAMFCISILSLFSYHLWLVGKNRSTIEAFRAPVFRTGSDKNGFSLGFRKNIAQVFGDQKKYWLLPIFTSQGDGLTFPTRLVNADVEQATVTLEPEPNKSVTDVPVSPLSESQNRLLSNDQHANSIGDHLANNTLESADSETITISMESKS is encoded by the exons ATGGCGCCCATACACGTACTGAGATGCTGTCAACGGTTTCTAGCATGGATACCTGTGATTTTTATCGCCCTGGTCGTCTGCTGGTCCTATTACGCTTACGTGGTGGAGCTTTGTATAT TCACCATCCCGAGTATAGGAGAGAAGA TTGTCTACCTGATCTTCTTCCATCTCTCCTTCGTCATGTTTGTATGGTCTTACTGGAAGACCATCTTCACCAAGCCTGCCAACCCCTCCAAAGAG TTCTGCCTGCCCAAGGCTGAGAAGGAGCGTTATGAGAAGGAAGAGAGGCCAGAGTCCCAGCAAGAGATCCTGTGGAGGGTCGCCACCAGTCTGCCTCTATACACCCGCACAGGAGCCGGAG CAATCCGTTACTGTGACCGCTGTCAAGTAATCAAGCCAGACCGGTGCCATCACTGCTCCGCGTGCGACAT GTGTGTGCTGAAGATGGACCACCATTGTCCCTG GGTGAACAACTGTGTGGGATTCTCCAACTACAAGTTTTTCATCCTCTTCCTGGCCTACTCGCTGGTGTACTGTTTGTTCATTGCAGCCACCGTGCTGCAGTATTTCATAAAGTTCTGGACA AACGAACTGCCAGACACTCACGCCAAGTTCCACgtcttgttccttttttttgtggcagCCATGTTCTGCATCAGTATTCTGTCCCTCTTCAGCTACCACCTTTGGCTTGTAGGAAAGAACAGGTCCACTATAG AGGCGTTCAGAGCTCCAGTCTTTAGGACAGGCTCTGATAAGAACGGCTTCTCTCTGGGTTTCCGGAAGAATATCGCTCAGGTCTTTGGAGACCAGAAGAAATACTGGCTGCTGCCCATTTTCACCAG TCAGGGAGATGGTCTGACATTCCCCACACGGCTGGTCAACGCTGATGTAGAGCAGGCCACGGTCACACTGGAACCGGAGCCCAATAAAAG TGTCACTGATGTCCCCGTGAGCCCCCTCAGCGAGTCACAGAATCGTCTCCTGAGCAACGACCAGCACGCCAACAGTATCGGGGACCATCTGGCTAACAACACCCTCGAATCAG ctgacagtgaaacCATTACAATCTCCATGGAGAGCAAGTCCTAA
- the zdhhc20b gene encoding palmitoyltransferase ZDHHC20-B isoform X1: MAPIHVLRCCQRFLAWIPVIFIALVVCWSYYAYVVELCIFTIPSIGEKIVYLIFFHLSFVMFVWSYWKTIFTKPANPSKEFCLPKAEKERYEKEERPESQQEILWRVATSLPLYTRTGAGAIRYCDRCQVIKPDRCHHCSACDMCVLKMDHHCPWVNNCVGFSNYKFFILFLAYSLVYCLFIAATVLQYFIKFWTLCRRKSAENCPKNELPDTHAKFHVLFLFFVAAMFCISILSLFSYHLWLVGKNRSTIEAFRAPVFRTGSDKNGFSLGFRKNIAQVFGDQKKYWLLPIFTSQGDGLTFPTRLVNADVEQATVTLEPEPNKSVTDVPVSPLSESQNRLLSNDQHANSIGDHLANNTLESADSETITISMESKS; the protein is encoded by the exons ATGGCGCCCATACACGTACTGAGATGCTGTCAACGGTTTCTAGCATGGATACCTGTGATTTTTATCGCCCTGGTCGTCTGCTGGTCCTATTACGCTTACGTGGTGGAGCTTTGTATAT TCACCATCCCGAGTATAGGAGAGAAGA TTGTCTACCTGATCTTCTTCCATCTCTCCTTCGTCATGTTTGTATGGTCTTACTGGAAGACCATCTTCACCAAGCCTGCCAACCCCTCCAAAGAG TTCTGCCTGCCCAAGGCTGAGAAGGAGCGTTATGAGAAGGAAGAGAGGCCAGAGTCCCAGCAAGAGATCCTGTGGAGGGTCGCCACCAGTCTGCCTCTATACACCCGCACAGGAGCCGGAG CAATCCGTTACTGTGACCGCTGTCAAGTAATCAAGCCAGACCGGTGCCATCACTGCTCCGCGTGCGACAT GTGTGTGCTGAAGATGGACCACCATTGTCCCTG GGTGAACAACTGTGTGGGATTCTCCAACTACAAGTTTTTCATCCTCTTCCTGGCCTACTCGCTGGTGTACTGTTTGTTCATTGCAGCCACCGTGCTGCAGTATTTCATAAAGTTCTGGACA CTTTGCCGGAGGAAATCGGCAGAGAACTGCCCAAAG AACGAACTGCCAGACACTCACGCCAAGTTCCACgtcttgttccttttttttgtggcagCCATGTTCTGCATCAGTATTCTGTCCCTCTTCAGCTACCACCTTTGGCTTGTAGGAAAGAACAGGTCCACTATAG AGGCGTTCAGAGCTCCAGTCTTTAGGACAGGCTCTGATAAGAACGGCTTCTCTCTGGGTTTCCGGAAGAATATCGCTCAGGTCTTTGGAGACCAGAAGAAATACTGGCTGCTGCCCATTTTCACCAG TCAGGGAGATGGTCTGACATTCCCCACACGGCTGGTCAACGCTGATGTAGAGCAGGCCACGGTCACACTGGAACCGGAGCCCAATAAAAG TGTCACTGATGTCCCCGTGAGCCCCCTCAGCGAGTCACAGAATCGTCTCCTGAGCAACGACCAGCACGCCAACAGTATCGGGGACCATCTGGCTAACAACACCCTCGAATCAG ctgacagtgaaacCATTACAATCTCCATGGAGAGCAAGTCCTAA